CTTTTGTGAACACGGATGTGAACATGGACACGATGTGGAGCATTGGTTGGAGGCCGAACGACGGATACTCACACGGGATCAAGGAAATGGAGAAGGAATCTCGTAGCTCTTCGCTCCACTAGACAATACCCGCGCCACTCCTTCCCAGCTCTTGCATGGGGGTGCTAATAGGTTGGGGCTGGTTGCAAACTGTAATCCACCTCACAGTTCTTTTCTTCCATCTCTCGTAGAACGGCGCCAGAAACGACAAGAAGCCGATGGATGCCCTTATCGTGGATACGGCTTCTTTGACTGAGGAACCTCTCCGTCTATGTGCGCTCCATTCCGATTGCCTCTCATGATCGTGCTGGCAGGGGTGCTGTTCGCCTCGACCGTCTTGGTCGGCCCTCACCTGATCGTGCACGAGTTCGAGCACGGGAACCATCACTCGAACAGCCATTCGAATTCTCTCTGTGCCTGGTTCTGTGCAGCCGGTCAGGCCATGAATACCTCCTTCTCCCTGGCCGGCGCTCAGCTTGCAGAGGCAGCGGTTCTCGACTGCAACCATCCGCCCCCAAGGCGGAATGTCCCACCGTCTCACTCGTTCACCCGAGGACCGCCCTCCGAGGCCTGACCGGTTTCAGCAACAGATCGTTCGTCAGCCCGAGTGCGACCTCGCGTGGACTGGTATCCGTGCCCCTGGCACGTCCACCCAGGGAGGATCACGGGCGGGCGCTCTCGTCATTCTCTCGGGACGTCTTCGTTTCGGCGGAAGACGCGAACCGACCATTGAAGGAGCTCGTACCATGCGATTGACTCGACACGTGTCATTTCTTTTCTTCCTGGCACTCCTCACCGTGTTTCTCCGATCGGAGGCGCTGGCCTCCTGTGGCGCCGTGAGCTGCTTTGTGGTGATCGGAGCACAGCAACAGGTCCCGCAACAAGGCGTGCTGACGGTGAGTGGGATCTACAACTATACTCCGATGCGGTTGCTGAGCGGCGCCACAGGGATTATTC
The Nitrospira sp. DNA segment above includes these coding regions:
- a CDS encoding DUF2934 domain-containing protein, with product MSKKKKEANKGNSSETNREAAQEDIRALAYQLFCEHGCEHGHDVEHWLEAERRILTRDQGNGEGIS